A region of Nocardioides sp. JS614 DNA encodes the following proteins:
- a CDS encoding aldo/keto reductase, translating into MTIPKPLEIRQLGKTHMNVTAVSLGGAGLGGIFGPVGDADGVAAVEKALELGMNYLDTSPKYGAAERRMGLALRGVPRDSYYLSSKVGTHPDRPLDYSADAARWSVDRSLEVLGVAYLDVCHLHEPEPHHLDQALAPGGALEALVELKDQGVIRAIGIGVQDHDLHLRMVDTGHLDVAMMVNDYTLLRQNAEDIFAVAEETGVGLINGAALAMGLLSGRDPDSIGTPVWTPPAAEVAAAKEVHRWCDEHGIPVLALALQFSVREDRYDCTLLGAATAQEVTGCWDALTLEIPESTWHELPNLLDRVRVS; encoded by the coding sequence GTGACGATCCCCAAGCCGCTCGAGATCAGGCAGCTCGGCAAGACCCACATGAACGTGACCGCGGTGAGCCTGGGTGGGGCCGGCCTGGGCGGGATCTTCGGCCCGGTGGGCGACGCCGACGGCGTCGCCGCCGTGGAGAAGGCGCTCGAGCTCGGGATGAACTACCTCGACACCTCGCCCAAGTACGGCGCGGCCGAGCGCCGCATGGGCCTGGCACTGCGTGGCGTGCCCCGGGACAGCTACTACCTCTCGAGCAAGGTCGGGACCCACCCGGACCGACCGTTGGACTACTCCGCCGACGCGGCCCGCTGGTCCGTGGACCGCAGCCTCGAGGTGCTCGGCGTCGCCTACCTCGACGTGTGCCACCTGCACGAGCCCGAGCCGCACCACCTCGACCAGGCGCTGGCACCCGGCGGCGCCCTGGAGGCGCTGGTCGAGCTGAAGGACCAGGGCGTCATCCGGGCCATCGGCATCGGCGTCCAGGACCACGATCTCCACCTCCGCATGGTCGACACCGGTCACCTCGACGTCGCGATGATGGTGAACGACTACACGTTGCTGCGCCAGAACGCGGAGGACATCTTCGCGGTGGCCGAGGAGACCGGGGTCGGGCTGATCAACGGCGCCGCCCTCGCCATGGGGTTGCTCTCGGGACGCGACCCCGATTCCATCGGCACGCCGGTGTGGACCCCGCCGGCCGCGGAGGTCGCGGCCGCCAAGGAGGTGCACCGATGGTGCGACGAGCACGGCATCCCGGTGCTCGCCCTCGCCCTCCAGTTCAGCGTTCGTGAGGATCGCTACGACTGCACCCTCCTCGGCGCGGCGACGGCGCAGGAGGTCACCGGTTGCTGGGACGCCCTGACGCTCGAGATCCCCGAGAGCACGTGGCACGAGCTCCCGAACCTGCTCGACCGCGTTCGCGTCTCCTGA
- a CDS encoding N-acyl-D-amino-acid deacylase family protein, translated as MTGGHARVDLLLRGGRVVDGTGAPWRHADVLVGNGLIAGVVPPGRFDGEVDEVIDADGLVVAPGFVDIHSHSDLALLARPGAEEKLRQGVTTEVVGNCGISVAPVTAEHLLDCQQYAHPVLAFEEIEWDWTDTAGYLERIERAGPAVNVATYVGLGTVRCAVSAFDPTAPNPERRRTMRELTRQALAQGAVGVSTGLVYAPGSYASDEEICELVDEAARVGALYSSHMRDQGDGFLESVAETLDVGRRTGAAVQIAHHKVVGPRNWGQVSTSLAMLRAARAEGIDAGSDVYPYLAGSTTMTALLPDWTLVGGRHAMLRRLADPTDRERIKRDWVQGIPLWDNRVASLGWDNIYIAHVATDVNQDVVGLSVAAAAVARQRGADPGDFLLDLLLDEQGAVGNVQMACAEDDLRLVMSDPTTTFGSDGLYAGRRPHPRLHGTFPRILGEYVRETGLLTLEEAISKMTSRPARRLGLDGIGLIEPGYAADLVVLNAHTVAGPADYDRPTLHPRGIQHVLVSGRVALRDGDPTGVRAGRPLRRNQTGLPAPAGSDHRNLEGAS; from the coding sequence GTGACCGGCGGGCACGCTCGCGTCGATCTGCTCCTCCGCGGGGGGCGAGTCGTCGACGGCACCGGCGCACCGTGGCGCCATGCCGACGTACTGGTCGGGAACGGTCTGATCGCCGGCGTCGTCCCGCCCGGTCGGTTCGACGGCGAGGTGGACGAGGTCATCGACGCCGACGGTCTCGTCGTCGCTCCCGGATTCGTCGACATCCACTCCCACTCCGACCTCGCCCTCCTGGCTCGGCCCGGCGCGGAGGAGAAGCTCAGGCAGGGCGTCACCACGGAGGTCGTGGGCAACTGCGGCATCTCGGTCGCTCCGGTCACCGCCGAGCACCTCCTCGACTGCCAGCAGTACGCGCACCCGGTGCTCGCGTTCGAGGAGATCGAGTGGGACTGGACCGACACCGCCGGGTACCTCGAGCGGATCGAGCGTGCCGGACCGGCGGTGAACGTGGCCACCTACGTCGGCCTGGGCACGGTCCGCTGCGCAGTCTCCGCCTTCGACCCGACCGCGCCGAACCCCGAGCGGCGCCGCACCATGCGTGAGCTCACGCGGCAGGCCCTCGCGCAGGGGGCGGTCGGGGTCAGCACGGGTCTCGTCTACGCACCCGGGTCGTACGCCTCCGACGAGGAGATCTGCGAGCTCGTCGACGAGGCCGCCCGCGTCGGCGCGCTCTACTCGAGCCACATGCGCGACCAGGGTGACGGCTTCCTCGAGTCCGTCGCCGAGACGCTCGACGTCGGACGCCGTACCGGCGCGGCGGTCCAGATCGCCCATCACAAGGTCGTCGGCCCACGCAACTGGGGTCAGGTGTCCACCTCCCTCGCGATGCTCCGCGCCGCCCGAGCAGAAGGCATCGACGCCGGGTCGGACGTGTACCCCTACCTCGCCGGCAGCACCACCATGACCGCGCTCCTCCCCGACTGGACGCTCGTCGGGGGGCGGCACGCGATGCTTCGCCGGCTCGCCGACCCCACCGACCGCGAGCGCATCAAGCGCGACTGGGTGCAGGGCATCCCGCTCTGGGACAACCGCGTCGCGAGCCTCGGCTGGGACAACATCTACATCGCCCACGTGGCGACGGACGTGAACCAGGATGTCGTCGGGCTCAGCGTCGCGGCGGCAGCGGTCGCGCGCCAGCGTGGTGCAGACCCCGGGGACTTCCTGCTCGACCTGCTGCTCGACGAGCAAGGGGCCGTCGGCAACGTGCAGATGGCCTGCGCCGAGGATGACCTGCGCCTCGTGATGAGCGACCCGACGACCACGTTCGGCAGCGACGGCCTCTACGCCGGCCGCCGGCCGCATCCTCGGCTGCACGGGACGTTTCCGCGGATCCTCGGGGAGTACGTGCGCGAGACCGGCCTGCTCACCCTCGAGGAGGCGATCAGCAAGATGACCTCGCGGCCCGCGCGCCGCCTCGGGCTCGACGGGATCGGCCTGATCGAGCCCGGCTACGCCGCCGACCTGGTCGTCCTCAACGCCCACACCGTCGCCGGCCCGGCCGACTACGACCGTCCCACCCTGCACCCGCGCGGGATCCAGCACGTCCTGGTCTCGGGGCGGGTGGCGCTTCGCGACGGCGACCCGACCGGCGTGCGTGCCGGACGCCCACTGCGCCGCAACCAGACCGGCCTCCCCGCACCTGCAGGGAGCGACCATCGCAACCTCGAAGGAGCATCGTGA
- a CDS encoding carbohydrate ABC transporter permease: MTRDRALARWLLLSFLILVLAVSTFPFAFAFSTALRPRAELFHYPPTWLPDTWSWHNFVDVWSAVPLARYVRNSLVVSLGATALNVTLAVPAAYALARLDFPGKTLFRQLLLVTQMFSPVVLVIGLFRFMSRLQLVDTSSSLIITYAALSLAFSVWFLAGYFESVPVEIEEAAMIDGCSRVTALVRVVLPMSAPGLVAALVFAFIWSWNEFMIALTFISTPDKRTLPLGIYSFLGQYSVEWHYLMAAALIAGIPVLVLFLLIEKHLVKGLTAGAVK, encoded by the coding sequence ATGACCCGCGACCGAGCGCTCGCGCGCTGGCTGCTCCTGAGCTTCCTGATCCTGGTGCTGGCGGTATCGACCTTCCCGTTCGCGTTCGCGTTCTCGACCGCGCTCCGGCCGCGTGCGGAGCTGTTCCACTACCCGCCGACCTGGCTCCCCGACACCTGGTCGTGGCACAACTTCGTCGACGTGTGGAGTGCGGTGCCGTTGGCGCGCTACGTCCGGAACAGCCTCGTCGTCTCACTCGGCGCGACCGCGCTCAACGTGACGTTGGCCGTGCCCGCGGCCTACGCCCTTGCCCGGCTGGACTTCCCCGGCAAGACGCTGTTCCGCCAGCTCCTGCTCGTGACCCAGATGTTCTCGCCCGTCGTGCTGGTCATCGGGCTCTTCCGGTTCATGAGCCGGCTCCAGCTCGTGGACACCAGCAGCTCGCTCATCATCACCTACGCCGCCCTCAGCCTGGCCTTCTCCGTGTGGTTCCTGGCGGGCTACTTCGAGTCGGTGCCGGTCGAGATCGAGGAAGCGGCGATGATCGACGGATGTAGCCGGGTCACCGCCCTGGTGCGCGTCGTGCTCCCCATGTCCGCGCCGGGTCTGGTCGCTGCCCTCGTCTTCGCGTTCATCTGGTCCTGGAACGAGTTCATGATCGCGCTCACCTTCATCTCCACACCCGACAAGCGGACCCTGCCGCTGGGCATCTACTCCTTCCTCGGGCAGTACTCCGTCGAGTGGCACTACCTGATGGCAGCCGCACTCATCGCCGGGATCCCGGTCCTGGTGCTGTTCCTCCTGATCGAGAAGCACTTGGTCAAGGGCCTCACGGCCGGGGCCGTCAAGTGA
- a CDS encoding carbohydrate ABC transporter permease, giving the protein MAITGEAAPRTRVSVRTRTRAHLRSESLLGVLFVLPTLVLVGVVVFYPILETALMSVSSVNSLAQREGFTGLENYRTLTDPVFQRVLMQTVGWTVAVVGVTTLVALPVALGLNQKFPGRRIARALLIVPWAASLMINAIIWRWILDGQYSIINGTLMRLQLIDAPIIWLGSERTAWFAIIAVGILVSIPFTAFSLLAGLQSVPEEVYEAAVVDGAGFWSTLLHVTLPLMRPVLVVTTLLNVIYVFNSFPIPWVLTQGAPAYHTDILVTYLYKRAFTEGQFGPAAAMAMVTFVLLLVFSLGFSYLTRERTRAGGR; this is encoded by the coding sequence ATGGCCATCACTGGCGAAGCCGCACCGCGGACCCGAGTCTCGGTCCGGACACGCACCCGGGCGCACCTGCGCTCGGAAAGCCTCCTCGGAGTGCTGTTCGTGCTCCCGACGCTGGTTCTCGTCGGCGTGGTCGTCTTCTATCCCATTCTCGAGACGGCCCTGATGTCGGTCAGCTCGGTGAACTCCCTGGCCCAGCGTGAGGGGTTCACCGGCCTGGAGAACTACCGCACCCTCACCGACCCGGTCTTCCAGCGCGTCCTGATGCAGACGGTCGGTTGGACCGTCGCGGTCGTCGGCGTCACCACGCTGGTCGCGCTGCCCGTCGCCTTGGGCCTGAACCAGAAGTTCCCCGGGCGGCGGATCGCTCGCGCACTCCTGATCGTGCCGTGGGCGGCGTCGCTCATGATCAACGCGATCATCTGGCGCTGGATCCTCGATGGGCAGTACAGCATCATCAACGGCACCCTGATGAGGCTGCAGCTCATCGATGCGCCGATCATCTGGCTCGGCTCCGAACGGACGGCCTGGTTCGCGATCATCGCGGTGGGGATCCTGGTCTCGATCCCCTTCACGGCGTTCTCGCTGCTCGCAGGCCTGCAGTCGGTGCCCGAGGAGGTCTACGAGGCGGCGGTGGTCGACGGTGCCGGCTTCTGGTCGACGCTCCTGCACGTCACGCTCCCCCTGATGCGCCCCGTGCTCGTCGTCACGACCCTGCTCAACGTCATCTACGTCTTCAACTCGTTCCCGATCCCCTGGGTGCTCACCCAGGGGGCACCCGCCTACCACACGGACATCCTGGTGACCTACCTCTACAAGCGCGCCTTCACCGAGGGCCAGTTCGGGCCTGCGGCCGCCATGGCGATGGTGACGTTCGTGCTGCTCCTCGTCTTCAGTCTCGGCTTCTCCTACCTCACCCGTGAGCGCACCCGGGCGGGTGGGCGATGA
- a CDS encoding ABC transporter substrate-binding protein, translating to MMRFPFGRRGGRTRLIAAAALAVASVATVAGCGAGSGASAGDEVKLRFLFPEYSAKTAPLMQAMVDDFNQANDGKIEVSLEIAPWDKMHDKLAVSMGSGQAPDVFGYATRWISEFAGLDQLAPLDEHLSEDFKSTFNQKVLEAGTYDGKTYGLPAAVSARLLFYRADVFEEAGLQAPQTWDDLMEAATTTGQPPERYGLGVPASGIEVDTFFNYFLYNNGGDILDENGKSMLSAPESVEALQYLTDLVKAGGSEPKPTGFTREQVIENFKAGQLSMYPTGPWLNAMIEADNPDLEYSAVPFPTNDGKPQQTVSVTDSLGLSANTEHPDEAWKFVEFMYQTKYRQAFDEGEGMLPELIAVSQSDYFQSPEYKPFVDALDTAKFQPQHPKFEQIQQIETVAVQKALSGQATPQEALDEATEQIDKL from the coding sequence ATGATGCGTTTCCCGTTTGGTCGCCGTGGGGGGCGGACGCGCCTGATCGCGGCGGCTGCGCTGGCGGTCGCCAGCGTGGCCACCGTCGCAGGATGCGGCGCCGGCTCCGGAGCCAGTGCCGGTGACGAGGTCAAGCTGCGCTTCCTGTTCCCGGAGTACAGCGCGAAGACCGCCCCGCTGATGCAGGCGATGGTCGACGACTTCAACCAGGCCAACGACGGCAAGATCGAGGTGAGCCTCGAGATCGCCCCCTGGGACAAGATGCACGACAAGCTCGCGGTCTCCATGGGTTCGGGGCAGGCGCCCGACGTGTTCGGCTATGCCACCCGCTGGATCTCCGAGTTCGCGGGCCTCGACCAGCTCGCACCCCTCGACGAGCACCTCAGCGAGGACTTCAAGAGCACGTTCAACCAGAAGGTGCTCGAGGCCGGCACGTACGACGGGAAGACCTACGGCCTTCCGGCCGCCGTCTCGGCGCGGCTGCTGTTCTACCGCGCGGACGTGTTCGAGGAGGCCGGCCTGCAGGCGCCCCAGACCTGGGACGACCTGATGGAGGCCGCGACGACCACCGGGCAGCCGCCGGAGCGCTACGGCCTCGGCGTACCCGCCAGCGGGATCGAGGTCGACACGTTCTTCAACTACTTCTTGTACAACAACGGGGGGGACATCCTCGACGAGAACGGCAAGTCGATGCTCAGTGCCCCGGAGAGCGTCGAGGCCCTGCAGTACCTCACCGACCTGGTCAAGGCCGGGGGCAGTGAGCCGAAGCCCACCGGCTTCACCCGCGAGCAGGTCATCGAGAACTTCAAGGCCGGCCAGCTGTCCATGTATCCCACCGGTCCGTGGCTCAACGCCATGATCGAGGCCGACAACCCGGACCTCGAGTACTCCGCGGTGCCGTTCCCGACCAACGACGGCAAGCCACAGCAGACCGTCTCCGTGACCGACTCGCTCGGTCTGTCGGCGAACACCGAGCACCCCGACGAGGCGTGGAAGTTCGTCGAGTTCATGTACCAGACGAAGTACCGCCAGGCCTTCGACGAGGGCGAGGGCATGCTCCCGGAGCTGATCGCCGTGAGCCAGTCGGACTACTTCCAGAGCCCCGAGTACAAGCCGTTCGTCGACGCCCTCGACACTGCCAAGTTCCAGCCGCAGCACCCCAAGTTCGAGCAGATCCAGCAGATCGAGACCGTCGCCGTGCAGAAGGCGCTCAGCGGCCAGGCCACGCCCCAGGAGGCGCTGGACGAGGCCACCGAGCAGATCGACAAGCTCTGA
- a CDS encoding aldehyde dehydrogenase family protein, whose protein sequence is MSGLLVGAGWETGRGAQLLEVRAPYGGELLARIAESTPDEVDAAVTLAARTFARNELTPHERADILRRTSQLIAQRAEEFAHSVVAEAGKPLRDARAEVARAVLTFELCAQEATRLAGEVVPVEGTPGSENRRAFTIRRPAGVVCAITPFNGPVNQLSHKVPTAIAAGCTVVVKPAEVTPLSAIKVVQAMLDAGLPPGHVTVVQGRGETVGQQLLEDPRFAVYSFTGSTAVGAHIRRTVGLRKTLLELGNNSANIVHADADLGLAAKVLAKSSTAYAGQVCISAQRILVHEDVFEEFSALLADQVSALSVGDPSDEGTDVGPMISLDAARRAEQWVAQAIDDGAKLVCGGSRDGQFFVPTVVARPAAHSALACQEAFAPVAVLIAYRTLREAIDIANSTEYGLQAAVFTEGLDVAMAVARRLDVGGVIVNDASSYRVDSMPYGGVKHSGTGREGVRYAVEEMTESQLVVLNLRDPVGEGL, encoded by the coding sequence GTGTCGGGACTCCTCGTCGGCGCCGGGTGGGAGACGGGCCGGGGAGCGCAGCTCCTCGAGGTCCGCGCACCGTACGGCGGCGAGCTGCTGGCCCGGATCGCCGAGTCCACGCCGGACGAGGTCGACGCGGCGGTGACCCTGGCCGCGCGGACGTTCGCCAGGAACGAGCTCACCCCCCACGAGCGGGCCGACATCCTGCGCCGGACCTCCCAGCTCATCGCTCAGCGCGCCGAGGAGTTCGCCCACTCGGTCGTGGCCGAGGCGGGCAAGCCCCTCCGGGACGCGCGGGCGGAGGTCGCCCGCGCCGTGCTGACCTTCGAGCTGTGCGCGCAGGAGGCCACCCGCCTGGCCGGCGAGGTCGTCCCCGTCGAGGGCACGCCCGGATCCGAGAACCGCCGGGCATTCACGATCAGGCGGCCGGCCGGCGTCGTGTGCGCCATCACGCCGTTCAACGGCCCGGTCAATCAGCTCTCGCACAAGGTGCCCACGGCCATCGCCGCCGGCTGCACCGTGGTGGTCAAGCCCGCCGAGGTGACCCCGCTGTCCGCGATCAAGGTCGTCCAAGCGATGCTCGACGCCGGCCTGCCCCCGGGCCACGTGACCGTCGTGCAGGGCCGTGGTGAGACCGTCGGCCAGCAGCTTCTCGAAGACCCGCGCTTCGCGGTGTACAGCTTCACCGGGAGCACGGCGGTGGGCGCCCACATCCGCCGGACCGTGGGGCTGCGGAAGACCCTGCTCGAGCTGGGGAACAACTCCGCCAACATCGTGCACGCCGATGCGGACCTGGGTCTCGCCGCGAAGGTGCTCGCGAAGTCGTCGACGGCGTACGCCGGCCAGGTGTGCATCAGCGCTCAGCGCATCCTGGTTCACGAGGACGTCTTCGAGGAGTTCTCCGCCCTGCTGGCGGACCAGGTCAGCGCGTTGAGCGTGGGCGATCCGTCGGACGAAGGCACCGATGTCGGTCCGATGATCTCGCTCGATGCCGCGCGACGGGCGGAGCAGTGGGTCGCCCAGGCGATCGATGACGGGGCCAAGCTCGTGTGTGGGGGAAGTCGCGACGGCCAGTTCTTCGTCCCGACCGTCGTAGCCAGGCCGGCCGCCCACTCGGCGCTGGCCTGCCAGGAGGCGTTCGCGCCGGTGGCGGTGCTCATCGCGTACCGAACGCTGCGGGAGGCCATCGACATCGCCAACAGCACCGAGTACGGCCTCCAGGCGGCCGTGTTCACCGAGGGCCTCGACGTGGCGATGGCGGTGGCACGACGACTCGACGTGGGCGGCGTGATCGTCAACGACGCCTCCTCGTATCGCGTCGACTCCATGCCCTACGGCGGGGTCAAGCACAGCGGGACCGGGCGCGAGGGCGTGCGATACGCCGTCGAGGAGATGACCGAATCGCAGCTCGTCGTGCTCAACCTGCGCGATCCCGTCGGCGAAGGCCTGTGA
- a CDS encoding GntR family transcriptional regulator, whose translation MEPTNHRQAPNRAAEVYEQLRQAIVDGSIRPNERLIEADLAERLQVSRTPVRETMLRLAGDGLIVNHRRGWVVREHSPDEIREVYEVRAALEGFAARLAAERATDDELEQIAANHRDYTDTVRGSARGQLVEHNDAFHDAVINAARNALLAQRIRDNSQYYFIHRIAGFLSDEEVRSSIAGHENLVQALHARDADRAERVARENVTEGLRKVLDRLPR comes from the coding sequence TTGGAACCGACGAACCATCGTCAGGCCCCGAATCGAGCGGCCGAGGTCTATGAACAGCTGCGTCAGGCCATCGTGGATGGCTCGATCCGTCCGAACGAGCGCCTCATCGAGGCCGATCTGGCCGAGCGCCTCCAGGTCAGCCGAACGCCCGTGCGCGAGACCATGCTGCGGCTCGCCGGCGACGGCCTGATCGTCAATCATCGCCGGGGCTGGGTCGTGCGGGAGCACTCGCCCGATGAGATCCGCGAGGTCTACGAGGTGCGTGCCGCGCTGGAGGGGTTCGCCGCGAGGCTGGCCGCCGAGCGCGCCACGGACGACGAGCTCGAGCAGATCGCGGCGAACCACCGCGACTACACCGACACCGTCCGGGGATCTGCCCGCGGCCAGCTGGTCGAGCACAACGACGCGTTCCACGATGCGGTGATCAACGCTGCGCGTAACGCCCTCCTCGCGCAGCGGATACGGGACAACAGCCAGTACTACTTCATCCACCGCATCGCGGGCTTCCTCTCCGACGAGGAAGTCCGGTCCTCGATCGCGGGGCACGAGAACCTGGTGCAGGCGCTGCATGCCCGGGACGCCGATCGTGCCGAGCGGGTCGCCCGGGAGAACGTGACCGAGGGCCTGCGCAAGGTGCTCGACCGGCTGCCTCGCTGA
- a CDS encoding metallopeptidase family protein, translated as MEDLRPENGPPRRRLRDRRGRGMRGPAVLPAIPGRPELPTARERFDDLALDIVTDIDARWQDRLGLVEYAVEDTPQIPDDWSSGTVPLSSLVRGSGATPTRLVLFRRPIEHRCETRAELEAMVLTVVVEQVAELLGIDAEQVDPRYDRDE; from the coding sequence GTGGAGGATCTCCGGCCCGAGAACGGCCCCCCGAGACGCCGCCTGCGCGACCGGCGGGGACGTGGCATGCGCGGCCCCGCCGTGCTCCCGGCCATCCCCGGACGGCCCGAGCTGCCCACGGCCCGGGAGCGCTTCGACGACCTCGCCCTCGACATCGTGACCGACATCGACGCCCGTTGGCAGGACCGGCTCGGCCTGGTCGAGTACGCCGTCGAGGACACCCCCCAGATCCCCGACGACTGGTCGTCCGGGACCGTCCCCCTGTCCTCGCTCGTCCGCGGGTCCGGCGCCACCCCCACCCGCCTGGTGCTGTTCCGTCGACCGATCGAGCATCGCTGCGAGACTCGCGCCGAGCTCGAGGCGATGGTCCTCACCGTGGTGGTCGAGCAGGTCGCCGAGCTGCTCGGGATCGACGCGGAGCAGGTCGACCCGAGGTACGACCGCGACGAGTGA
- a CDS encoding DUF3499 domain-containing protein, with amino-acid sequence MSPARRCSRTACGRPAVCTLTYVYADQTAVLGPLATYAEPHAYDLCEAHSERLSAPRGWEVLRLAPDPADQGPSSDDLLALADAVREAARPVPPARVAPAAETGRETARRGHLRVLSSD; translated from the coding sequence GTGAGTCCTGCCCGCCGCTGTTCGCGAACCGCCTGCGGCCGCCCCGCGGTGTGCACCCTGACCTACGTCTACGCGGACCAGACTGCCGTGCTCGGACCGCTGGCGACCTACGCCGAGCCGCACGCCTACGACCTGTGCGAGGCGCACAGCGAGCGACTCTCCGCCCCGCGTGGCTGGGAGGTGCTGCGGCTGGCGCCGGACCCGGCGGACCAGGGCCCGTCCAGCGACGACCTCCTGGCCCTCGCAGACGCGGTCCGCGAGGCCGCCCGCCCGGTGCCGCCGGCACGGGTGGCCCCGGCCGCCGAGACCGGCCGCGAGACCGCCCGGCGTGGACACCTGCGGGTGCTGAGCAGCGACTGA
- a CDS encoding phosphomannomutase/phosphoglucomutase → MADSTLDPANVRSVFKAYDVRGLVPDQVDDVLARATGRAFVRVVGASTVVVGHDMRPSSPGMAGAFAEGASAAGADVVMIGLASTDQLYFASGHLGHPGAMFTASHNPSQYNGIKMCRKLAQPVGMETGLAEIRDLVLSEPTGSGRPSAGSTVGDISEHDVLEAYAAHLLALAPVSGRRLKVVVDAGNGMAGHTAPAVFARLGAAVELVPMYFELDGTFPNHEANPIDPANLVDLERRVRAEHADLGLAFDGDADRCFVVDERGRAVSPSTLTALIAARELAKEPGATVIHNLITSRAVPEIVRELGGTPVRTRVGHSFIKATMAETGAIFGGEHSGHFYFRDFWRADSGMLAALHTMAALAETKQPLSRLLAQYERYVVSGEINSEAAEPATVLADIEAAYAGSDGVGIDHLDGLTVSHADWSFNVRPSNTEPLLRLNAEGRDDATMAEVRDRVLEQIRADHPSPEEE, encoded by the coding sequence ATGGCGGACTCCACCCTCGACCCGGCGAACGTCCGCTCGGTGTTCAAAGCCTACGACGTGCGCGGCCTCGTCCCGGACCAGGTCGACGACGTGCTCGCCCGGGCGACCGGCCGCGCGTTCGTCCGGGTGGTGGGCGCGAGCACGGTGGTCGTCGGACACGACATGCGCCCGAGCTCTCCCGGGATGGCTGGCGCGTTCGCCGAGGGCGCGAGTGCCGCGGGCGCCGACGTGGTGATGATCGGGCTCGCCTCCACCGACCAGCTCTACTTCGCCTCCGGTCACCTCGGCCATCCCGGCGCGATGTTCACCGCCAGTCACAACCCTTCGCAGTACAACGGCATCAAGATGTGCCGCAAGCTGGCTCAGCCGGTCGGGATGGAGACCGGCCTCGCCGAGATCCGCGACCTCGTCCTGAGCGAACCGACCGGCTCGGGACGACCTTCGGCCGGCTCGACGGTCGGGGACATCTCCGAGCACGACGTGCTCGAGGCGTACGCCGCCCACCTGCTCGCCCTCGCACCGGTGTCCGGCCGACGGCTCAAGGTGGTGGTCGATGCGGGCAACGGGATGGCCGGCCACACGGCACCGGCGGTGTTCGCTCGCCTGGGCGCCGCCGTCGAGCTGGTGCCGATGTACTTCGAGCTCGACGGCACCTTCCCGAACCACGAGGCGAACCCGATCGACCCCGCCAACCTGGTCGACCTCGAACGCCGGGTCCGCGCCGAGCACGCCGACCTCGGGCTGGCCTTCGACGGTGATGCCGACCGCTGCTTCGTCGTCGACGAGCGGGGCCGGGCCGTGTCGCCCTCGACGCTCACCGCGCTGATCGCGGCTCGCGAGCTCGCCAAGGAGCCGGGCGCCACGGTGATCCACAACCTGATCACCAGCCGCGCCGTCCCCGAGATCGTCCGTGAGCTCGGCGGCACCCCGGTCCGCACCCGGGTCGGGCACTCGTTCATCAAGGCGACGATGGCCGAGACCGGTGCGATCTTCGGCGGCGAGCACAGCGGGCACTTCTACTTCCGCGACTTCTGGCGCGCGGACTCCGGCATGCTCGCCGCCCTGCACACGATGGCAGCGCTGGCCGAGACGAAGCAGCCGCTCTCGAGGCTCCTGGCGCAGTACGAGCGGTACGTCGTCAGCGGCGAGATCAACAGCGAGGCCGCCGAGCCGGCCACGGTGCTGGCGGACATCGAGGCGGCGTACGCCGGCTCGGACGGTGTCGGCATCGACCACCTCGACGGACTGACGGTCAGCCACGCCGACTGGTCGTTCAACGTCCGGCCGTCCAACACCGAGCCCCTGCTCCGGCTGAACGCCGAGGGCCGAGACGATGCCACCATGGCCGAGGTGCGCGACCGCGTGCTCGAGCAGATCCGGGCTGACCACCCGAGCCCCGAGGAGGAGTGA
- a CDS encoding Trm112 family protein: protein MNAVNIDPELLEIIVCPACRSELDLVEAELVCRGCGLAYPIRDDIPVLLVDEARKP, encoded by the coding sequence GTGAACGCCGTGAACATCGATCCCGAGCTGCTGGAGATCATCGTCTGCCCGGCCTGCCGGTCCGAGCTGGACCTGGTCGAGGCGGAGCTGGTGTGCCGCGGCTGCGGGCTGGCCTACCCGATCCGAGACGACATCCCGGTCCTGCTGGTCGACGAGGCCCGCAAGCCCTGA